GCGCCTATATTTCAAAAAAATACTCAAAAAACATGTTATTACAAGCAATATCATCTTCGGGGTACGGTTGTGACAATCGTCTTGGCCTCACCATAGGACACACCGGACTGATTGCCATAGGCCCTCAATAATCCCAAAATCACATCCATTTTATCGGATAACAGGGTAAGTCCGTTTTCAAGCTCCATGCCGGATAATTTCGGAAGCGGCTTTGTCAGGGCAAAAGCCCAGAGCTTCTCTATCCCGAAAGGTCCCTGGATCAAGAACTCAAAAGGGTCCGAGGCAGCAGGAACTTCCATATAATTTCCGGCCTTAAAAAATCCGTTGCCTGAATATTTGTTCGGCAGTATCTGAATCAGATTATGTTCAGCATCCTCATAAATAAGCAAGACAAAAGCATCCCTGTTGGAGCTGACAAAATAGGAAATCGTGTCCCCTTCCTGATATGTCTGGCCGTCACCGAGATGTGAAGTCACAACCAGTTTAACGGCACTTGCGCTATCAACCGAAGGCGGAAGAGTATCCGCAAGGTCGGGGATGAGTTCAAGGGTTACGGGGATGGTGTTGCGGTCAATGATTGCTGAAGATGCGCCCTTAAGGATGTCCGTTCCGGCTTCCTTAAGAAACATTTCAACCCATACTTCCATGCCCTGCACCGTGTATGTCACTTCAAGAGCTACCTGGGCGCCGTCGATCATCGCCTGCATAGCCGGAGTACCCAAAGCAGGTGTTTTTTCATTCATCCCGATGCCGCGAGTCTTGATGGCCTGCTCGACAACCGCAGTATTTCTTTTGATCGGCTCAACAACAATGAGACCCTC
The nucleotide sequence above comes from Pseudomonadota bacterium. Encoded proteins:
- a CDS encoding DUF4384 domain-containing protein, with translation RVIVDAISRVENRVTLINSQKDMQGATGDAVKALFGGPALAALDEQKLLMGPVTYADSRQGSSFGLQLQQVIRQNLTKIEGLIVVEPIKRNTAVVEQAIKTRGIGMNEKTPALGTPAMQAMIDGAQVALEVTYTVQGMEVWVEMFLKEAGTDILKGASSAIIDRNTIPVTLELIPDLADTLPPSVDSASAVKLVVTSHLGDGQTYQEGDTISYFVSSNRDAFVLLIYEDAEHNLIQILPNKYSGNGFFKAGNYMEVPAASDPFEFLIQGPFGIEKLWAFALTKPLPKLSGMELENGLTLLSDKMDVILGLLRAYGNQSGVSYGEAKTIVTTVPRR